A genomic region of Brienomyrus brachyistius isolate T26 chromosome 6, BBRACH_0.4, whole genome shotgun sequence contains the following coding sequences:
- the LOC125745389 gene encoding LOW QUALITY PROTEIN: rhodopsin-like (The sequence of the model RefSeq protein was modified relative to this genomic sequence to represent the inferred CDS: deleted 1 base in 1 codon) — MNGTEGPNFYVPMSNKSGLVRSPFEYTQYYLAEPWKYSLLAAYMIFLIITAFPVNFLTLYVTIQHKKLRTPLNYILLNLAVAGLFMVVGGFTTTLYTSLHGYFVLGVLGCNLEGFFATMGGEIGLWSLVVLAVERYVVVCKPVNTFRFGETHAVVGVALTWIMSLTCAVPPLLGWSRYIPEGMQCSCGIDYYTPKPEINNTSFVIYMFVLHFTIPLMIIFFCYSRLLCTVRAAAAQQQESETTQRAEKEVTRMVVVMVISFLVCWLPYASVALYIFANQGTDFGPVFMTIPAFFAKSASFYNPVIYILLNRQFRNCMITTLCCGKNLFGEDESTTASCRTQTSSASTGKVAPA, encoded by the exons ATGAACGGAACAGAGGGTCCCAACTTCTATGTGCCCATGTCCAACAAGAGTGGGCTGGTGCGCAGTCCCTTTGAGTACACCCAGTATTACCTGGCCGAACCCTGGAAGTACTCCCTGCTGGCCGCCTACATGATCTTCCTCATAATCACC GCCTTTCCCGTCAACTTCCTCACTCTCTACGTCACCATCCAGCACAAGAAGCTCCGCACTCCTCTGAACTACATCCTGCTCAACCTGGCGGTGGCCGGCCTCTTCATGGTGGTCGGGGGCTTCACCACCACGCTCTACACCTCGCTGCATGGATACTTCGTGCTTGGGGTCTTGGGCTGCAACCTGGAGGGTTTCTTTGCTACTATGGGTG GGGAGATTGGTCTGTGGTCCCTGGTGGTGTTAGCGGTGGAGCGCTACGTGGTGGTCTGCAAGCCTGTGAACACCTTCCGCTTCGGGGAGACACATGCTGTGGTGGGCGTGGCACtgacctggatcatgtccctcaCCTGTGCTGTGCCACCGCTGCTGGGCTGGTCCAG GTACATCCCAGAAGGTATGCAGTGTTCCTGTGGGATTGACTACTACACGCCAAAGCCCGAGATTAACAACACGTCATTCGTCATCTACATGTTTGTACTGCACTTCACAATCCCACTGATGATCATTTTCTTCTGCTACAGCCGCCTGCTGTGCACGGTCCGGGCG GCCGCAGCGCAGCAGCAGGAATCGGAGACAACCCAACGGGCTGAAAAGGAAGTGACCCGCATGGTGGTTGTCATGGTGATATCCTTCCTGGTGTGCTGGTTGCCGTACGCCAGCGTCGCCTTGTACATCTTTGCCAATCAGGGTACTGACTTCGGGCCTGTGTTCATGACCATCCCAGCCTTCTTCGCCAAGAGTGCCTCCTTTTACAACCCTGTCATCTACATCCTGCTTAACAGACAG TTCCGTAACTGCATGATCACCACCCTGTGCTGCGGGAAGAACCTGTTCGGTGAGGATGAGAGCACTACTGCCTCCTGCAGGACACAGACCTCCTCTGCGTCCACCGGCAAGGTGGCTCCTGCCTGA